The Armatimonadota bacterium genome includes a window with the following:
- the hisG gene encoding ATP phosphoribosyltransferase, giving the protein MKLRLGLPKGSLQEATFQVFDKAGWKIRVDPRSYHPVVDDEEIEALLIRPQEIPRYLEDGLIDAGITGKDWMEDCGLEAHEIADLRYAKTSMNPIRVVLAAKAGSGINCGADLQGKRISTEYVRLTERWLRERGVSATVEFSWGACEMKVPDLADAVVVNTETGSSLRAHDLVIVEELLVSTPRLVANHAAWNDPWKRQKLENLAVMLVGVIQAQGLVGLKMNVQRTDLQKVLEILPALKRPTVSSLTDEEWVAVETVLTEKEVRRLVPELKRAGATGIVEYSLNKVIF; this is encoded by the coding sequence TTGAAGTTGAGACTTGGTCTGCCCAAGGGCAGCCTTCAGGAAGCGACTTTTCAGGTATTCGATAAGGCTGGTTGGAAGATCCGCGTTGACCCGCGCAGCTATCATCCCGTCGTGGATGACGAGGAGATCGAGGCGCTGCTTATCCGCCCGCAGGAGATTCCCCGTTATCTGGAGGACGGCCTGATAGACGCCGGCATCACCGGCAAGGACTGGATGGAGGACTGCGGGCTGGAGGCTCACGAGATTGCGGATCTGCGCTACGCGAAGACCAGCATGAACCCCATCCGCGTAGTGCTGGCGGCCAAGGCCGGCTCCGGTATCAACTGCGGCGCCGACCTCCAGGGCAAGCGGATCTCCACGGAGTATGTCCGCCTGACGGAGCGATGGCTGAGGGAGCGCGGCGTGAGCGCCACCGTGGAGTTTTCGTGGGGTGCATGCGAGATGAAGGTCCCGGACCTTGCCGACGCCGTCGTGGTGAACACCGAGACCGGGTCCTCCCTTCGCGCCCACGATCTGGTGATCGTGGAAGAGCTTCTGGTCTCCACTCCGCGTCTTGTTGCGAATCACGCGGCTTGGAACGATCCCTGGAAACGCCAGAAGCTGGAGAATCTGGCGGTCATGCTGGTGGGTGTCATTCAGGCCCAGGGACTGGTCGGACTGAAGATGAACGTCCAGCGCACGGACCTGCAGAAGGTGTTGGAAATTTTGCCGGCCCTGAAGCGGCCCACTGTCTCCAGCCTGACCGATGAAGAATGGGTGGCGGTTGAAACGGTGCTGACGGAAAAAGAGGTCCGCCGTCTGGTCCCGGAGCTGAAACGCGCCGGAGCGACCGGAATCGTGGAATATTCTCTGAACAAGGTGATCTTCTGA
- the trpB gene encoding tryptophan synthase beta chain — MARRQFMLSEKEIPTHWYNIVPDMKEPPPPPIHPVTKEPIGPEALAPIFPMGLIEQEVSTERFIEIPEEVREIYRIWRPTPLYRATRFEKLLDTPAHIYYKYEGTNPAGSHKPNTAVAQAYYNKKEGTKRIITETGAGQWGTALSMACKFFDMEAVVFMVRVSYEQKPYRKILMETFGGTVHPSPSPLTEFGKKMLAEDPDCPGSLGIAISEAIEVAVSKDENKYALGSVLNHVLLHQTVIGEEVRKQMEMAGEYPDIIIGCCGGGSNYAGFAFPFLRDKLTGERNHTRYIGVEPASCPSLTEGKYRYDHGDTAGMTPLLMMYTLGADFVPPSIHAGGLRYHGMAPLVSALVNQGYIEPLAIPQKEIFEAAVKFAHTEGIVPAPEPSHCIAAVIREAAKCRESGESKVILFNLCGHGLLDLSAYDAFLSGRME, encoded by the coding sequence ATGGCCAGGCGACAGTTCATGCTGTCGGAGAAAGAGATCCCGACGCACTGGTACAACATCGTTCCCGACATGAAAGAGCCTCCTCCTCCGCCGATCCATCCTGTGACCAAGGAGCCGATCGGCCCGGAAGCTCTGGCGCCGATCTTCCCGATGGGACTCATCGAGCAGGAGGTCTCAACGGAGCGGTTCATCGAGATCCCAGAGGAGGTACGGGAGATCTATCGCATCTGGCGGCCAACGCCGCTCTACCGCGCGACCCGGTTCGAGAAGCTGCTGGATACCCCCGCGCACATTTACTACAAATATGAAGGCACGAACCCCGCCGGGAGCCACAAACCCAACACGGCGGTCGCCCAGGCGTATTACAACAAGAAGGAAGGCACGAAGCGGATCATCACGGAGACTGGCGCGGGCCAGTGGGGAACGGCCCTGTCAATGGCCTGCAAGTTCTTCGACATGGAGGCGGTTGTCTTCATGGTCCGCGTCAGCTACGAGCAGAAGCCGTATCGCAAGATCCTGATGGAGACCTTCGGCGGAACGGTGCACCCCAGCCCCAGCCCGCTGACGGAGTTCGGCAAGAAGATGCTGGCCGAGGATCCGGACTGCCCGGGGTCGCTGGGAATCGCCATCAGCGAGGCCATCGAAGTGGCCGTCTCCAAAGACGAGAACAAGTATGCGCTGGGAAGCGTGCTGAACCACGTTCTGCTGCATCAGACCGTGATCGGCGAAGAGGTCCGCAAACAGATGGAGATGGCCGGAGAATACCCGGACATCATCATCGGGTGCTGCGGCGGCGGAAGCAACTACGCAGGGTTCGCCTTCCCGTTCCTGCGGGATAAGCTGACGGGCGAGCGCAACCATACGCGCTACATCGGCGTGGAACCGGCCTCTTGCCCGTCGCTGACTGAAGGCAAGTACCGCTACGACCACGGCGACACGGCGGGAATGACGCCGCTGCTGATGATGTATACGCTGGGAGCGGACTTTGTGCCGCCGTCCATCCACGCGGGCGGACTGCGCTACCACGGGATGGCTCCACTGGTCTCGGCGCTGGTGAACCAGGGATACATCGAGCCCCTTGCCATCCCGCAGAAGGAGATCTTCGAAGCCGCGGTCAAATTCGCGCATACGGAAGGGATCGTTCCCGCTCCCGAGCCCAGCCACTGCATCGCCGCCGTGATCCGGGAGGCCGCGAAGTGCCGGGAGTCGGGGGAGAGCAAGGTCATCCTGTTCAACCTTTGCGGGCATGGCCTGCTGGATCTCTCCGCCTACGACGCCTTCCTGTCCGGAAGAATGGAATAA
- the xylA gene encoding xylose isomerase has translation MAYEPRKEDKFSFGLWTCANRGRDPFGEATRPPLDPFTIVRKLGEMGVWGVSLHDNDLIPIDASAAERDRLLREFKKTLDESGMVIAMATTNMFYDPVFKDGGFTSNDGRVRSYSLHKVMHAIDAAAELGADTFVFWGGREGTEVDLSKNHVDSVKRYREALNFLCHYVKDQGYNMRFSLEAKPNEPRGDIYFSTTGALLGFIATLDYPEMVGVNPEVAHELMANLNCAHVYAQCLEAGKLFLVHLNSQKYARYDQDLRFGSEDIQGNFALVHLLETNGFDGAREFDAHPYRTEDVEGVWDFAMGCMRNYLILKEKALQFEADPEVREIRAANNGSCALWESAAGGYSSETARAIKAESYDIRAMAERGLRYERLSQIACEILLGVRKA, from the coding sequence ATGGCATACGAACCTCGCAAGGAAGACAAATTCAGTTTCGGTCTGTGGACCTGCGCGAACCGGGGACGGGATCCCTTCGGAGAGGCGACCCGGCCCCCACTGGACCCGTTCACCATCGTGCGTAAGCTTGGCGAAATGGGCGTGTGGGGGGTCAGCTTGCACGACAATGACCTGATTCCCATTGACGCCTCCGCCGCGGAGCGGGACCGGCTGCTGAGGGAGTTCAAGAAAACGCTCGACGAGAGCGGCATGGTCATCGCGATGGCGACGACCAACATGTTCTATGACCCGGTGTTCAAGGATGGCGGATTCACATCCAATGACGGCCGCGTGCGCTCTTACTCCCTGCACAAGGTCATGCATGCCATAGATGCGGCCGCGGAGCTGGGAGCCGACACGTTCGTGTTCTGGGGTGGACGCGAGGGCACCGAGGTGGACCTCTCGAAGAACCACGTGGACTCCGTCAAGCGCTACCGCGAGGCGCTGAACTTCCTGTGTCACTACGTCAAGGACCAGGGTTACAATATGCGCTTCAGCCTGGAGGCCAAGCCCAATGAGCCCCGGGGCGACATCTACTTCTCCACCACGGGCGCGCTGCTGGGCTTCATCGCCACGCTGGACTACCCTGAGATGGTGGGTGTGAACCCTGAAGTGGCCCACGAGCTCATGGCCAATCTGAACTGCGCACACGTATACGCCCAGTGTCTGGAGGCGGGCAAACTGTTCCTGGTGCACCTGAACTCGCAGAAGTATGCCCGCTACGATCAGGATCTGCGCTTCGGGAGTGAGGATATCCAGGGCAACTTCGCCCTGGTGCATCTCCTGGAGACCAACGGCTTCGACGGAGCGCGCGAGTTCGATGCCCATCCTTACCGCACAGAGGATGTGGAGGGAGTTTGGGACTTCGCGATGGGATGCATGCGCAACTACCTGATCCTCAAGGAGAAGGCCCTGCAGTTCGAAGCTGATCCAGAGGTGCGGGAGATCCGCGCTGCGAACAATGGCAGTTGCGCTTTGTGGGAGTCGGCGGCCGGCGGGTATTCTTCGGAGACCGCCCGAGCCATCAAGGCCGAGTCCTACGACATCAGGGCGATGGCGGAACGCGGCCTTCGCTATGAGCGGCTGAGCCAGATCGCGTGCGAGATCCTGCTCGGAGTGCGCAAGGCATAG
- a CDS encoding serine hydrolase, which yields MPRSAGFRRQVVAAVCLAVVAGSLAVPARAGRERDVRIAVRQAILESRATGCSVAIAQNGRVVFQHGFGYADMEDFSPVRPQTVFRIASISKSITAVAVMQLVEQGKVGLDEDIRRYVPEFPDKGEKITARQVLGHLSGIRGYRGNEWTSKEPFASVEQSLAIFRDDPLEHRPGEKYLYSTHGYTLAARLVENVSGMSFPEFLRNSIFIPAGMTATGPEDLRSIVRWRARGYTRDSEGKLINSPYTDISYKWAGGGLVSTAADLCRFGSAVMDGTLLGAAARNEMWKEQKTLDGRATGYALGWVPGTTAGRASVAHGGAQPSARSFLLLIPDERLVIAVLSNYEGFQPSSVARRIAEIWLSPQ from the coding sequence ATGCCCCGGTCCGCCGGGTTCCGCAGGCAGGTGGTGGCGGCGGTGTGCCTGGCCGTGGTTGCGGGGAGCCTGGCTGTCCCTGCGCGGGCCGGCCGCGAGCGGGATGTGCGCATTGCGGTCCGGCAGGCCATTCTGGAGAGCCGGGCGACGGGATGCTCCGTGGCCATCGCCCAGAACGGGCGCGTGGTCTTTCAGCACGGGTTCGGCTACGCCGATATGGAGGACTTCTCTCCGGTTCGCCCGCAGACCGTCTTCCGAATCGCGTCCATCAGCAAATCCATCACTGCTGTCGCTGTGATGCAACTCGTGGAGCAGGGGAAGGTGGGTCTGGACGAGGATATCCGCCGCTATGTGCCGGAGTTCCCGGACAAGGGCGAGAAGATCACGGCGAGGCAGGTGCTTGGGCACCTCTCCGGCATCCGCGGTTACCGCGGCAACGAATGGACCAGCAAGGAGCCGTTCGCTTCCGTTGAGCAGTCGCTTGCCATCTTCCGTGACGACCCGCTGGAACATCGGCCCGGTGAGAAGTATCTCTACAGCACTCACGGCTATACCCTTGCCGCGCGTCTGGTAGAGAATGTCTCGGGGATGAGCTTCCCGGAGTTCCTGCGTAACAGCATCTTCATTCCGGCAGGAATGACCGCTACGGGGCCGGAGGATCTGCGTTCCATCGTTCGCTGGCGGGCCCGGGGCTATACCCGTGACAGCGAGGGCAAACTCATCAACTCCCCGTACACGGATATCAGCTACAAATGGGCGGGGGGCGGTCTGGTCTCGACCGCGGCCGACCTGTGCCGGTTCGGCTCCGCCGTGATGGACGGGACTCTGTTGGGAGCTGCCGCCCGGAACGAGATGTGGAAGGAGCAGAAGACGCTGGACGGGAGGGCGACCGGCTACGCGCTCGGCTGGGTCCCGGGGACGACCGCCGGGCGGGCTTCGGTGGCCCACGGCGGAGCGCAGCCATCCGCCCGATCTTTTCTTCTGCTGATCCCCGATGAACGCCTGGTGATCGCCGTCCTGAGCAACTACGAAGGGTTCCAGCCGTCCTCAGTCGCCCGCCGCATCGCCGAGATCTGGCTATCCCCGCAGTGA